A single region of the Pseudalkalibacillus berkeleyi genome encodes:
- a CDS encoding solute carrier family 23 protein, whose product MNQKEVGIREIPSKGKWLVLSFQHLFAMFGATILVPFLVGLNPAVALVSSGLGTLAYLLITKGQIPAYLGSSFAFIAPIILAKSLGGMEAVMVGSFLAGLVYGGVAVLIKTLGIKWLLQILPPVVVGPVIIVIGLGLATTAIDMAMYIPGSDPKVYSLPHFSAALVTLGITIIAAVFLKGFLNLIPVLVGIIGGYLYAYSIGLIDFTPVQEASWLQVPDLMIPFVSYSPTFSWQIALIMVPIAVVTITEHIGDQMVLSKVVGKNFIAKPGLHRSILGDGVATIIASCLGGPPNTTYGENIGVLAITRVFSVFVVGGAALLAIAFGFVGKITALISTIPTPVMGGVSILLFGIIASSGLRMLIDNKVDLGKKRNLVISSVILVLGVGGATLQITDEFQVASMALATITGILLNLLIPGRDKDVQNTSIFKEDSQNQSKEPAA is encoded by the coding sequence ATGAATCAAAAAGAAGTTGGCATTAGAGAAATACCTAGTAAAGGAAAGTGGCTTGTACTAAGCTTTCAACATTTGTTTGCGATGTTCGGTGCGACCATCCTCGTGCCATTCCTAGTTGGATTAAACCCAGCAGTCGCACTCGTTTCAAGTGGATTAGGGACACTAGCATACTTGTTAATCACTAAAGGTCAAATCCCGGCTTATCTCGGTTCATCGTTTGCATTTATTGCACCGATTATTCTTGCCAAGTCATTAGGTGGAATGGAAGCAGTGATGGTCGGTAGCTTCTTAGCAGGACTCGTATACGGTGGCGTAGCTGTTCTCATTAAAACGCTAGGGATTAAATGGTTGCTTCAAATATTACCACCAGTCGTTGTAGGTCCTGTAATCATCGTAATTGGTCTAGGCCTAGCAACAACAGCGATCGACATGGCGATGTATATTCCAGGATCGGATCCAAAGGTATATAGCCTACCACATTTTTCAGCAGCATTAGTTACATTAGGAATCACTATTATTGCTGCAGTATTTCTTAAAGGTTTTCTGAACCTGATACCTGTCTTAGTAGGTATTATTGGAGGTTACCTTTATGCATACTCGATAGGGTTAATTGACTTCACGCCGGTCCAAGAAGCGAGTTGGCTTCAAGTTCCAGACTTGATGATACCGTTTGTGTCTTACAGTCCGACCTTCTCATGGCAAATCGCTCTGATAATGGTTCCGATAGCAGTCGTCACGATTACTGAGCATATAGGGGATCAAATGGTATTAAGTAAAGTTGTCGGTAAAAATTTCATCGCAAAACCAGGACTTCATAGATCAATATTAGGTGATGGCGTTGCAACGATTATCGCTTCATGCCTAGGAGGACCTCCAAATACGACATATGGTGAAAACATTGGTGTTCTCGCGATTACGAGAGTATTTAGTGTATTCGTAGTCGGAGGAGCAGCACTACTCGCAATTGCTTTTGGTTTCGTCGGTAAAATCACTGCACTGATCAGTACAATTCCAACCCCAGTTATGGGTGGCGTATCCATTCTGTTGTTCGGAATTATTGCCTCATCTGGCTTAAGAATGTTGATTGATAACAAAGTAGATTTAGGAAAAAAACGCAACTTAGTCATATCATCAGTCATCTTAGTTCTTGGAGTAGGTGGGGCCACACTCCAAATTACTGACGAGTTTCAAGTAGCGAGTATGGCACTTGCAACCATAACCGGAATCTTGTTAAACCTCCTCATACCTGGGAGAGATAAAGATGTTCAAAATACATCCATCTTCAAGGAAGACAGTCAAAATCAATCAAAAGAACCCGCTGCTTAA
- a CDS encoding dihydroorotase, translated as MGLLLKNAQLCNQMEGPLKDVLIQDSRIAEIGSNIDMKDYEVIDLEGNLLAPGFVDLHVHLREPGGEHKETIETGTQAAAKGGFTTIAAMPNTRPVPDDVDTMRNLQKRIKESACTRVLPYAAITTRQIGEELVDMKGLKEEGAFAFTDDGVGVQNADTMLKAMQKAACLDMAIVAHCEENTLIHKGCVHEGAYSKAQGLSGIPSVCESVQIARDVLLAEATGVHYHVCHISTKESVRVVRDAKKAGIHVTAEVTPHHLLLCEDDIIDRSSNFKMNPPLRSKDDRVALIEGLIDGTIDFIATDHAPHTEEEKGVGIERAPFGIVGLETAFPLLYTYLVKPGICELTFLIDRMTSRPSECFNLPYGKIEKGAPADLVVIDLEHEKPVQPKHFMSKGRNTPFEDRICNGWPTLTLVAGKVAYKNGSVFA; from the coding sequence ATGGGATTATTACTTAAGAATGCTCAATTATGTAATCAAATGGAAGGACCTTTGAAAGATGTATTGATTCAAGATTCGAGAATTGCTGAGATTGGATCCAACATCGATATGAAAGATTATGAAGTGATTGACTTGGAAGGTAATCTATTAGCACCAGGCTTTGTTGATTTACATGTCCACTTAAGAGAACCAGGTGGCGAGCATAAAGAAACCATTGAAACTGGTACCCAAGCCGCAGCCAAAGGTGGTTTTACAACAATTGCTGCAATGCCAAACACCCGACCAGTTCCCGACGATGTCGACACTATGCGGAATTTACAAAAACGAATTAAAGAGTCGGCTTGCACGAGAGTATTACCATATGCCGCAATTACGACAAGACAAATTGGTGAAGAGCTTGTAGACATGAAAGGGTTGAAAGAGGAAGGGGCTTTTGCATTTACGGATGATGGCGTCGGTGTCCAAAATGCAGATACGATGTTAAAGGCGATGCAAAAGGCTGCATGTTTAGACATGGCGATTGTCGCGCATTGTGAGGAGAATACACTTATTCATAAGGGATGTGTCCATGAAGGTGCTTATTCAAAGGCACAAGGCTTAAGCGGTATACCTTCAGTTTGTGAGAGTGTTCAGATCGCTAGAGATGTTTTACTAGCTGAAGCGACTGGTGTACATTATCATGTCTGTCATATTAGTACAAAGGAATCTGTAAGAGTTGTGCGTGATGCGAAGAAAGCGGGCATACATGTTACCGCCGAAGTAACTCCGCATCATTTATTATTATGTGAAGATGACATCATTGATCGATCGTCTAATTTCAAAATGAACCCACCACTTAGAAGTAAAGATGACCGAGTTGCACTCATTGAAGGGCTGATAGATGGAACCATCGATTTTATAGCGACAGATCACGCCCCTCATACAGAAGAGGAAAAAGGGGTTGGCATTGAAAGAGCTCCTTTCGGAATTGTTGGGTTAGAGACTGCTTTTCCACTTTTATATACGTACCTCGTCAAACCCGGTATATGTGAGCTGACTTTCCTTATAGACCGCATGACCTCAAGGCCATCTGAATGCTTTAATCTACCGTACGGAAAAATTGAAAAAGGCGCACCAGCAGACCTTGTCGTGATAGACCTTGAACATGAGAAGCCGGTCCAACCAAAGCATTTTATGTCTAAAGGACGCAATACACCTTTTGAAGATCGTATTTGCAACGGCTGGCCCACGTTAACACTTGTTGCAGGAAAAGTAGCCTATAAGAATGGGAGTGTATTTGCATGA
- a CDS encoding RluA family pseudouridine synthase translates to MEQVYIKVTGLEGRDRLDKVISNEQGDTSRSQVQQWIKEQRVKVNGNIVKANYKCTDGDEIIIEIPEPEPLEVIAESMVLDIIYEDEDLLVVNKPRGMVVHPAPGHMTGTLVNGLMAHCQDLSGINGVLRPGIVHRIDKDTTGLLVVAKNDHAHQHLGQQMKDKSTTRKYEAIVHGVIPHNKGTVDAPIGRDAQDRQKMAVTDKNSKDAVTHFNVLERFNAYTFVECILETGRTHQIRVHMNYIEYPVAGDPKYGPKKTLPISGQALHAKTLGFIHPRTEEEMEFTSDLPEDMTTLLDDLRRNEA, encoded by the coding sequence ATGGAACAAGTATATATTAAAGTAACTGGATTAGAAGGTCGAGATCGACTTGATAAAGTCATTTCTAATGAGCAGGGGGATACGTCACGCTCTCAAGTTCAACAATGGATTAAAGAACAACGGGTGAAGGTGAATGGAAACATTGTTAAAGCGAATTACAAATGTACTGATGGTGATGAAATTATAATTGAAATTCCAGAGCCAGAACCACTTGAGGTCATCGCTGAATCAATGGTATTAGATATCATTTATGAGGACGAGGATCTCCTTGTCGTTAACAAACCAAGAGGAATGGTCGTTCATCCGGCTCCAGGTCATATGACAGGGACATTAGTAAATGGATTAATGGCGCATTGCCAGGATCTTTCAGGCATTAATGGTGTATTGCGTCCGGGCATTGTGCACAGGATTGATAAGGATACGACTGGTTTGCTCGTCGTTGCTAAGAACGATCATGCACATCAACACTTAGGTCAGCAAATGAAAGATAAATCGACGACAAGAAAGTATGAAGCGATTGTTCACGGTGTCATTCCACATAATAAAGGAACGGTTGATGCACCGATTGGAAGGGATGCTCAAGATCGTCAGAAAATGGCTGTAACTGATAAAAATAGTAAAGATGCGGTTACGCATTTTAATGTTCTTGAACGATTTAACGCATATACCTTTGTGGAATGTATTTTGGAAACAGGTAGAACACATCAAATACGTGTCCATATGAATTACATTGAGTATCCTGTTGCAGGTGACCCGAAGTATGGTCCAAAGAAAACGTTGCCGATTTCAGGACAAGCTCTTCATGCAAAAACATTAGGATTCATCCACCCTAGAACTGAAGAAGAAATGGAGTTTACTTCTGATCTTCCTGAAGATATGACGACGCTTTTAGACGATTTACGTCGAAATGAGGCTTGA
- the carB gene encoding carbamoyl-phosphate synthase large subunit produces MPKRLDIHKILVIGSGPIVIGQAAEFDYAGTQACQALKEEGYEVILVNSNPATIMTDTTMADKVYIEPLTVEFVSRIIRKEKPDGVLATLGGQTGLNLAVELSEAGVLEEHGVELLGTNLNSIQKAEDRDLFRTLMNELNEPIPESEIIRSQGEANEFVKKIGFPVIIRPAYTLGGTGGGIAHNQTELKEYISSGLKYSPVSQVLLEKSIAGYKEIEYEVMRDGKDGAIVVCNMENIDPVGVHTGDSFVVAPSQTLSDREYQLLRNASLKIIRALEIEGGCNVQLAIDPESSNYYIIEVNPRVSRSSALASKATGYPIAKLAAKISVGYTLDELKNPVTGRTYASFEPALDYVVTKIPRWPFDKFEAANRTLGTQMKATGEVMAIGRNFEESLLKAVRSLETDLSHLQCTEEVKKGDNWESTLKTTDDQRLFNVTEAIRSGVPISDIYEWTKIDHFFLNKLKYITEVEQKLVSKPFDLDILKEAKVRGFSDTVIAELWNVKEIEVYQYREQQNIFPVYKMVDTCAAEFDSETPYYYGTYGQENEVVDSKKESVLVLGSGPIRIGQGIEFDYATVHTVWAIQEAGYEAIIINNNPETVSTDFSTSDKLYFEPLTIEDVMHVVRQENPMGVVVQFGGQTAINLASELSARGVKILGTSLEDMDRAEDRDKFEQTLHTLGIPQPPGKTATSVEGAIKIANEIGYPVLVRPSYVLGGRAMEIVYQEQELLQYMKNAVKINPEHPVLIDQYLFGKEIEVDAISDGETVYIPGIMEHIERAGVHSGDSIAVYPPQSITEHMKNQIIDCTTKLAKGLKIVGLLNIQYVICKDELYVLEVNPRSSRTVPFLSKITGVPMANIATKVILGEGLKNLGYDSGYHPEPQDVFVKVPVFSFAKLRRVDITLGPEMKSTGEVMGRDRTLEKALYKGLIASGMKIPTFGSVLFTIADKDKEEGLTLVQRFYDIGYQILATEGTAKFIAENNIPVTVVNKIQEGSPSLLDRIQQGEVQFVVNTLTKGKQPARDGFRIRREAVENGAVCLTSFDTVKALLNVIESMTFSANEMPSFEKKKVGVLT; encoded by the coding sequence ATGCCAAAACGTTTAGATATCCATAAAATACTAGTTATCGGGTCTGGTCCGATTGTCATTGGGCAAGCTGCTGAGTTTGATTATGCAGGAACACAAGCCTGTCAAGCATTGAAAGAGGAAGGATATGAGGTCATACTCGTCAATTCTAACCCTGCAACCATCATGACGGACACAACAATGGCTGATAAAGTATACATTGAACCATTGACGGTAGAGTTCGTTAGTCGAATCATCCGTAAAGAAAAACCAGATGGCGTTCTTGCCACTTTAGGTGGACAGACTGGTTTGAATTTGGCAGTGGAATTGTCTGAAGCGGGTGTTCTAGAAGAACATGGAGTTGAGCTCTTAGGTACCAATTTAAATTCTATACAAAAAGCCGAAGATAGAGACTTATTTAGAACATTAATGAATGAGTTGAATGAACCTATACCTGAAAGTGAAATCATAAGGTCACAGGGTGAAGCCAATGAATTTGTAAAGAAAATAGGTTTTCCAGTTATTATAAGACCTGCGTACACACTTGGCGGTACAGGTGGGGGCATTGCTCATAATCAAACAGAACTGAAGGAATACATTTCAAGCGGTTTAAAATACAGTCCTGTATCTCAAGTTTTGTTAGAAAAAAGCATCGCGGGTTATAAAGAAATTGAATATGAAGTGATGAGAGATGGTAAAGACGGGGCAATCGTCGTTTGTAACATGGAAAATATTGATCCTGTAGGTGTTCATACAGGAGATTCATTTGTTGTCGCGCCAAGTCAAACGCTCTCAGACCGGGAATATCAACTACTTAGAAATGCAAGTTTGAAAATTATTCGTGCGTTGGAGATTGAGGGTGGATGTAATGTTCAACTTGCTATTGACCCGGAAAGTTCCAATTACTATATCATTGAAGTCAACCCAAGAGTAAGTCGTTCTTCAGCACTTGCTTCTAAAGCAACTGGGTACCCTATTGCGAAGTTAGCTGCGAAAATTTCAGTTGGCTACACGTTAGATGAACTGAAAAATCCGGTTACAGGTAGAACATATGCATCATTTGAACCTGCACTCGACTATGTCGTCACGAAAATACCTAGATGGCCATTTGATAAATTTGAGGCAGCGAACCGAACGCTTGGTACTCAAATGAAAGCGACTGGCGAAGTTATGGCGATTGGGCGTAACTTTGAGGAGTCATTACTAAAGGCCGTTCGCTCCCTTGAAACCGATCTCTCTCATTTACAATGCACTGAAGAGGTAAAGAAAGGAGATAACTGGGAGTCTACACTGAAAACAACCGATGACCAACGCTTATTCAATGTAACAGAAGCTATAAGGTCAGGCGTTCCAATCTCTGACATATATGAATGGACGAAAATTGACCACTTCTTTTTAAATAAATTGAAGTATATTACGGAGGTTGAACAGAAACTTGTTTCAAAACCGTTTGACCTAGACATCTTAAAAGAAGCTAAAGTCCGTGGTTTCTCTGACACTGTAATTGCTGAATTATGGAACGTGAAAGAGATAGAAGTTTACCAATATCGAGAACAACAAAACATTTTCCCGGTCTATAAAATGGTAGACACATGTGCAGCGGAATTTGATTCTGAAACACCATATTATTACGGCACATATGGACAAGAAAATGAAGTTGTGGATAGTAAGAAAGAAAGTGTACTTGTACTTGGATCAGGTCCAATAAGAATTGGACAAGGGATTGAATTTGATTATGCAACGGTTCATACTGTCTGGGCGATTCAAGAAGCAGGGTATGAAGCGATTATTATTAACAATAACCCTGAAACGGTATCTACCGACTTCAGCACATCAGACAAATTATACTTCGAACCATTAACGATCGAGGATGTCATGCACGTTGTTCGCCAAGAAAATCCAATGGGGGTTGTCGTTCAATTCGGAGGGCAAACAGCAATCAACTTAGCATCTGAATTAAGTGCTAGAGGTGTGAAGATTCTCGGAACAAGTTTAGAGGATATGGATCGTGCGGAGGATCGTGATAAATTTGAACAAACATTACACACGCTCGGCATTCCTCAACCACCAGGGAAAACCGCTACTTCAGTAGAGGGAGCCATTAAAATAGCGAACGAAATTGGCTATCCTGTCTTAGTACGACCCTCTTATGTACTTGGTGGTCGAGCGATGGAAATTGTCTATCAAGAACAAGAATTGCTTCAATATATGAAGAATGCTGTGAAAATCAATCCGGAGCATCCCGTTTTAATTGACCAGTATTTATTTGGAAAAGAAATCGAAGTGGATGCAATATCAGACGGTGAAACAGTATATATCCCAGGTATCATGGAGCATATCGAAAGAGCAGGGGTACATTCTGGTGATTCCATTGCTGTATATCCACCTCAATCCATTACTGAGCATATGAAAAATCAAATTATTGATTGCACGACAAAGTTAGCAAAAGGATTGAAAATAGTAGGCTTACTTAATATCCAATATGTGATTTGTAAAGATGAATTGTATGTTTTGGAAGTGAATCCTAGATCAAGTAGAACCGTTCCATTCCTAAGTAAAATTACTGGCGTCCCAATGGCAAACATTGCAACAAAAGTGATTTTAGGTGAAGGGTTAAAGAACCTAGGATATGATTCAGGATACCACCCAGAACCACAAGATGTGTTCGTAAAAGTCCCTGTCTTCTCGTTTGCAAAATTACGTCGTGTGGACATTACACTAGGTCCTGAAATGAAATCTACAGGTGAAGTTATGGGAAGAGATCGGACGTTAGAGAAAGCACTTTATAAAGGGTTGATTGCTTCAGGAATGAAAATTCCTACCTTCGGCTCAGTATTATTTACGATTGCAGACAAGGATAAAGAGGAAGGCTTGACTTTAGTACAAAGATTCTATGACATTGGTTATCAAATTCTAGCAACAGAAGGGACAGCAAAATTCATTGCTGAAAACAATATACCAGTAACTGTAGTAAACAAAATTCAAGAAGGCAGCCCTAGCCTATTAGATCGAATTCAACAAGGTGAGGTGCAATTTGTAGTCAATACATTGACGAAAGGAAAGCAGCCTGCAAGAGATGGATTCAGAATTCGTAGAGAAGCGGTAGAGAATGGAGCCGTGTGCTTGACTTCATTCGATACGGTCAAAGCTTTGTTGAATGTAATCGAATCAATGACATTCTCTGCTAACGAAATGCCTTCTTTTGAAAAGAAGAAGGTAGGTGTCCTTACTTGA
- the lspA gene encoding signal peptidase II produces the protein MVRYYLLALFVLITDQLTKWLIVRNMELGEQVTIIENLFYIQSHRNRGAAFGILQGQMWLFIIVTIVVMIAVIYYLHTEAIGNDLLSTSLALILGGAVGNFIDRLFRGEVVDFLDFYIINYDFPIFNIADSALVIGVGLIAIAFLLEGRTSKEN, from the coding sequence ATTGTTAGATATTACCTTTTAGCTTTATTCGTTTTAATTACAGACCAACTAACTAAATGGCTAATTGTACGGAATATGGAATTGGGCGAGCAAGTCACGATTATTGAGAATTTATTTTACATACAATCTCACCGCAATAGGGGTGCAGCATTCGGTATTCTCCAAGGACAAATGTGGTTATTTATTATTGTAACGATTGTAGTGATGATCGCTGTCATTTATTATTTACATACAGAAGCAATTGGGAACGATTTGCTGAGTACGTCATTAGCACTCATCCTTGGAGGAGCAGTTGGGAATTTCATCGACCGTTTATTTAGAGGAGAGGTTGTTGATTTTCTAGACTTTTATATTATTAATTATGATTTTCCAATTTTTAATATCGCTGACTCAGCATTAGTGATTGGTGTTGGACTTATTGCAATTGCTTTTCTATTAGAAGGAAGAACATCGAAGGAGAATTAG
- a CDS encoding TraR/DksA C4-type zinc finger protein, whose protein sequence is MNFDHLKKQLEARKQEIVHEFEQNDHYGLNRGFGSDNASGELSQYDNHPADSGTELFEREKDMALNEHLKEELSDIEYSLNQIELGTYGTCEVTGQAIPIERLEALPTARTIKSVSPNQQISTDRPIEEEVITSMEEHYSEERDNDIQDPNAYDEVASFNENSMTYEDTSLIDNKDKTGYVEDYEQFVSTDIEGYTGPDDVHIERNVQYDEYMNEQSNIDEGEQS, encoded by the coding sequence ATGAATTTTGATCACTTAAAGAAGCAACTAGAAGCAAGGAAACAAGAAATTGTACATGAATTTGAGCAAAATGACCATTACGGTTTAAATAGAGGCTTTGGAAGTGATAATGCTTCTGGTGAGTTATCACAATACGACAACCATCCGGCTGACTCTGGGACAGAACTGTTTGAACGTGAGAAGGACATGGCGCTAAATGAACATTTAAAAGAAGAGCTTTCAGATATTGAATATTCTCTTAATCAAATTGAACTAGGAACGTATGGCACATGTGAAGTTACTGGTCAGGCGATACCGATTGAAAGACTAGAGGCTCTGCCGACGGCAAGAACGATAAAGTCTGTATCTCCTAATCAGCAAATATCTACCGATCGTCCAATAGAAGAAGAGGTTATCACTTCAATGGAAGAGCATTATTCTGAAGAAAGGGATAATGATATCCAAGATCCAAATGCATATGATGAAGTTGCTTCCTTCAACGAAAATAGTATGACCTATGAAGACACTTCTTTAATTGATAATAAAGATAAAACGGGGTATGTAGAAGACTATGAACAGTTTGTTTCAACAGATATTGAAGGTTATACTGGACCAGATGACGTCCATATAGAGCGGAATGTTCAATATGATGAATATATGAACGAACAATCAAACATCGATGAAGGAGAACAGTCATGA
- a CDS encoding aspartate carbamoyltransferase catalytic subunit, which produces MNHLLTIDTLEPELVDHLLQRAQHVIDDNFNFPVPKEKRFVANLFYEPSTRTKFSFEIAEKRLGLHVLNFEAEGSSVQKGESLYDTVRTLEAIGANVVVIRHNQDQYFNELKGIGIPILNAGDGCGNHPTQSLLDLLTIRQEFIVLQGLTVAIIGDVRHSRVARSNASLLRKMGANVLFSGPEQWMDDEMENGYYVPIDTAVKEADVVMMLRIQHERHRNGMDLMKEEYHQRYGLTVEREKMMKSQSIILHPAPVNRGVEIASELVESDRSRIFKQMNNGVAVRMAVLNWSLQFEEVGSNGIIT; this is translated from the coding sequence ATGAACCATTTACTGACGATCGATACACTTGAGCCTGAACTCGTCGATCACCTATTACAACGCGCGCAACATGTTATCGATGACAACTTCAACTTTCCAGTACCGAAAGAGAAACGTTTCGTAGCCAACCTTTTCTACGAACCGAGTACGAGAACGAAATTTAGCTTTGAGATTGCAGAAAAACGACTTGGACTACACGTTCTAAATTTCGAAGCAGAAGGGTCCAGTGTACAAAAAGGCGAGAGTTTGTACGACACCGTTAGAACACTTGAGGCAATAGGAGCAAATGTAGTTGTCATCCGACATAATCAAGATCAGTATTTCAACGAATTAAAGGGGATTGGCATTCCAATTCTAAATGCAGGAGATGGATGTGGAAATCACCCAACCCAGTCACTGTTAGACCTTCTTACGATTAGACAAGAATTTATTGTCCTCCAAGGTTTAACTGTAGCAATCATAGGTGACGTTCGTCATAGTCGTGTTGCTAGATCAAACGCAAGTTTACTTAGGAAAATGGGTGCAAATGTTTTGTTTTCAGGCCCGGAGCAGTGGATGGATGATGAAATGGAAAACGGTTATTATGTCCCAATAGATACAGCTGTTAAAGAAGCGGATGTCGTTATGATGCTTCGTATACAACATGAAAGACACCGTAATGGGATGGACCTAATGAAAGAGGAATATCATCAGCGATATGGTCTAACCGTAGAACGGGAAAAGATGATGAAATCTCAGAGCATTATCCTTCACCCCGCTCCCGTTAATCGAGGAGTTGAAATTGCTTCTGAACTAGTTGAAAGTGATCGATCTAGGATTTTTAAACAAATGAACAATGGTGTCGCAGTCCGAATGGCGGTTCTAAATTGGTCGCTACAATTTGAGGAGGTAGGTAGCAATGGGATTATTACTTAA
- a CDS encoding carbamoyl phosphate synthase small subunit, producing the protein MKRQLILEDGSIFEGTAIGSMRDTRGEVVFTTGMTGYQETLSDPSYCDQIITFTYPLIGNYGINHEDFESIEPALAGIIVSEATSEPSHWQSNSTIDELLRVKDIPGLSGIDTRALTRKIRTHGTLKGMMCSLDVNIDEVIEELNRTSLPTNQVHKVSTTTPYTLPGRGKRVVLVDFGAKRGILRELIERGCNVTVVPYHISSEEILRLQPDGVMLSNGPGDPTDVPEAIHMVEDILGKVPIFGICLGHQLLGLACGASTVKMKFGHRGVNHPVKDLETEKVMITSQNHGYTVEPNGLEALGLKVTHTAINDGTIEGYRHKEYPAFSVQFHPEASPGPTDSNDLFEQFMMLMSTSKKAGNVLCQNV; encoded by the coding sequence ATGAAAAGACAGCTGATTCTAGAGGACGGAAGTATATTTGAGGGAACTGCAATCGGTAGTATGCGTGATACCAGAGGGGAAGTTGTTTTTACAACAGGGATGACTGGATACCAAGAGACATTATCTGACCCATCATACTGTGATCAAATTATTACATTCACTTATCCGCTAATAGGTAATTATGGGATTAACCACGAAGACTTTGAATCTATTGAACCAGCTTTAGCAGGTATTATCGTCAGTGAGGCGACAAGTGAACCGAGCCACTGGCAATCTAATAGTACGATTGACGAATTGTTGCGTGTAAAAGACATCCCTGGATTATCAGGTATAGATACGAGAGCCCTTACTAGGAAGATCAGAACACATGGAACGTTGAAAGGGATGATGTGTTCCCTGGATGTAAATATAGACGAAGTCATTGAAGAATTAAATCGCACTTCGCTACCTACTAATCAAGTGCACAAGGTTTCTACCACGACTCCATACACACTACCAGGGAGAGGAAAACGTGTTGTACTCGTAGATTTTGGTGCGAAACGAGGAATTCTAAGAGAACTCATTGAGAGAGGGTGTAACGTTACAGTTGTACCTTATCATATTAGCTCGGAAGAAATCCTCCGTTTACAACCTGATGGAGTTATGTTGAGCAATGGACCTGGAGACCCTACTGATGTTCCAGAAGCGATTCATATGGTTGAAGATATTCTTGGGAAAGTACCGATCTTCGGGATCTGCCTAGGTCATCAGTTGCTTGGTCTAGCATGTGGGGCAAGTACCGTTAAAATGAAATTCGGACATAGAGGTGTCAATCATCCGGTAAAGGATTTAGAAACAGAGAAAGTGATGATTACTTCACAAAATCACGGTTATACGGTTGAACCAAATGGACTTGAAGCGCTCGGGTTGAAAGTAACTCATACAGCCATTAATGATGGAACCATAGAAGGATACCGCCATAAAGAATATCCTGCATTTAGTGTTCAATTTCACCCGGAAGCTTCACCTGGACCAACTGATTCCAACGATTTGTTTGAACAATTCATGATGCTCATGTCTACTTCTAAGAAAGCGGGGAATGTGTTATGCCAAAACGTTTAG
- the pyrR gene encoding bifunctional pyr operon transcriptional regulator/uracil phosphoribosyltransferase PyrR translates to MEQTVLLDEQAIKRALTRIAHEILERNKGTENLVLVGIKTRGVYLAERLSKRIEQIEGEKVIKGEVDITLYRDDLSKKTDNEEPMLKGTDIPVDITNKTVVLVDDVLYTGRTVRAAMDAVMDLGRPEQIQLAVLIDRGHRELPIRPDFIGKNVPTSREEIVSVDLREVDHQEQVLIQKN, encoded by the coding sequence GTGGAACAGACCGTATTACTGGACGAGCAAGCAATTAAACGAGCACTTACAAGGATCGCTCATGAAATACTAGAGAGAAATAAAGGCACTGAAAATTTAGTCCTTGTTGGGATTAAAACGAGAGGTGTTTATCTGGCTGAACGATTGAGCAAACGGATCGAGCAGATTGAAGGTGAGAAAGTCATTAAAGGTGAAGTTGATATTACACTTTACAGAGACGATCTTTCCAAAAAGACAGATAATGAAGAACCGATGCTTAAAGGAACAGATATACCCGTTGATATAACAAATAAAACCGTCGTTTTAGTTGATGATGTCCTTTACACCGGAAGAACAGTCAGAGCTGCCATGGATGCTGTGATGGATCTTGGTAGACCAGAACAAATCCAGCTTGCAGTACTGATTGATAGAGGACATCGGGAGCTTCCGATACGACCAGATTTCATAGGTAAAAATGTACCGACTTCCCGAGAGGAAATCGTAAGTGTTGACCTAAGAGAAGTTGATCATCAAGAGCAAGTGTTAATACAAAAAAACTAA